GAGCTGGCTGTGACGGGTGCCATCTTTCGCCGCGTCTTTGGGCCTGTGGTGATCAAGCCTGTGGCCGCCAAGATGCTGACGATCCCCTGGCGGGCTGAGGCCTATGGCAAGCGGGCTCGTGAGTTTGACAATCTGTTTGTGTATGTGAGCAGGCGCGGGAATGGCATGGCCTTTCTGGCCCGCCGAGAAGGAAAGAAGATTCAGCTCTACTACCTGCTCAAAAGCATTGTGGTGCTGTCACAGGACACCGGCCTTCTGCCCACCGTGGCTCAGTATGCCCAGGCAGCAGAGTTTGGGGCACGTGGCTATCTGCGCAAGATCACGGCAGCAGCGGCCTGATGATGTGCGGCAAAGGCGGGTAAGGCGGGGTGCCTGCATGCTGAGGCTGTGGTGAAGTGCGGCTGTGATAGACGACTTCATTCAAGAGCTGCACGATGATCTGTTTGGCGCGGTAAGCGCCGATCCGGGCATGCTGTATGTGCCCGTCTATCAGAGCCGCACACCGCTGGCCAAGGATGAAGAGGGAAACCCCATTGTGGGGCAAACCTCCATGATCGAAGAAGAGATCAAAAAGGCGCTTTCCGGCCTGGAGCTGAAGAATGGCAAATGCGGGATCGCCGTGGTGATCATGCTGCCAGATGTGGAAGGCGAAAGCGTGAACAGCGCAGCGCCTGCAATGAAGCTGATCGCGAAAGTGCGGGTGATCGAAAACCGCCTCGTCAATGAGGGCAGCACAGGAACGGGCATCACAGCATCGCTGTTGTGCACCCATCTGCTGCAGGTGCTGAACCGTCGCAGTTTTCGCGGCCGCTCCGCCTTGTATCCGGATCTCAAGCGCATGATCACCGAGATCCCGCTGCCAGATGGCGAGAATTGCCATGAGCTGACATTGATCCAGCATGTGACTCCTGATGCCCTGGTGAAGGTCAGTACGCCGACAGTCACACAGGAGGGCGCGGCCATTGCTCTCACCTGCACCACTGCCGGTGCCAGTATTTACTACACGCTGGATGGCACCTTCCCGGGCTCAGGCAATGCCGCTGCAAGCCTCTACACCGCACCCATCTCCCTTGAGTCTGGCATTCATCAAATGCGCGTCTGCGCGCAGAAGGATGGCATGCAGGCCAGCAATGATCTCATCGCAGAAATCACCATCGAATAAGCAACCCACGTTATGTCTCAGAACCGCACCCTCATTCTTCGCGAGCCAGGTCACATCGTTCTCGATGCCGCTGGCACTCCTGCCGTCTTGTATTCTGAAACTCCCTGGACAGTGGAGATGTCCGAAGAGGTGGTGCCGATCCCTTCGGCGATGTTTGGAGAGCTGGACCGTGTGCCGGTAGGTCGCATGATCAAGATCAAAGGAACTCCTCAGCAGTTCAGCGCTGGGGCCATCGCCAAGCTCTTCCCCTTCGCTGCCAAAAAGCGCGGGGCGTCTTTGCTGCCCAGCACGGATGAGACGCTGGATATCCATACCACCACCGGCAAACGCTGCCGCATCCCGAATGCGTTTGTGTATGCTGAGCCGGAGATCCGAGGTGACATCCGCAAGACGCCGATCGGCGAAGTGGAGTTTTGGGGGGTCGTCCCGCTCAATGGCAATGCCAACAGCCTGGCTTCGTTCTTCAGCGAAACGAGCGTGGCCTATCCTGGCGATGACCTCTTTGATACTGCCGAGATCATCAATCCGGCCTGGCAGGTGACCTGGGGCGGTGCGCCCTGGGACAGCCTGGATCTGGGCGAGAGCGGATTCTCCATCAAGCCAGCACCGAAGTATGACGAGGACAAGGTGAATGGCATCGGCGTGACAAACGTGGTGCTCACAGACTACGGCGTGGGTGTGGATATTGAGCCGATGAACATCACACGTGCGGCGGTGATGGCCCGTGCTGGATACGGCACAGCGCTGGGAGGCCGCAAGAGTACGACCGCCTATGACTTCATTGCCCAGGCATCGGGCATCTACATCGCGGTGCGCAATGCCGCCCTGGTGCCCGGGCAGAATTTCAGCTTTGCCGCTCAGCAGCGCAGCGTGGGCAAGCTCAAGCTCCAGAGCATCCGCTCTTTCAGCGGAGGCGAGGAAGTGGCCCAGCTCTACGTCGGCACCTCGGCCCCGGCATGATTCTTTTGAAGCACGCAACCTCAACTCATCCCCACCATGGCTGACACTACCACTCCTCTCAATGAGATCGACGCATCGGCGCTGCCCAAGATCAAAGCTCTGTTTGATGACGCCCGCTGGCAGAAGATCGAAGCGCAGGCGCGCAAGCAGTCTGCTGATCTGCCCAAGCTATGCTCCATGCTGCTGGCGACGAGTCTGGCGCGGCATGCCAGCCATGAGCCTGCGGCTCTGGCCAGTGCGGCCAACCGCCTGCTGATCTCTCTGGGCAGCACGCTGAAGCCTGAAGATGTGCAGCGTTATGAGCAGGCGCTCAATCCTGCACAGGCGGCTTCTGCGCCCGCTGCTGATGCCGCGCCAGACGAGGCTGCCACAAAACCCAAGCGTGGAGGCAAAGCCGATCCCGCGCCCGCCCCCGCCAACTAATCAGGTCCAGGACAATCCCCGATCATGTCCGACGAAAGCCAGGTCAAAATCAGCATCGTCACTACTGCCGACCCCTCGGGTGTGCAGCAGGCGCGCAATGACTATGACGAGCTTTTTGCTGATCTCAAAAAAGGCATTGCAGACACGCTGCAAGCAGGCGGAGCGGACAAGAAATTCATCGGGCATGTGGTGGATGAATTTGAGCGGCTGAATGTGTCTCTCAAAGAATCCGGAGCCAGCGGGGATGAGGTGGCGCAGAAAATTGCGCAGCTGCAAGAGAGGCTGATGCAGGATGCCGCCGCCGAGGAAAAGCGCATCCAGCAGCGCAAGGTGGATTTTGAGTATGCGCTTCAGATTAAAGAGGCCGAGGAAGAAGCGGCGCGAACGAAGCGAATCCGCCGTGAAGAAGATCAGCTGGCGATGGAGCTGGAAGGCATCCGCCTGAAAGAGCAGACGCAGCTGCTGGAACAGCAGATCATGGCGCGGCTGCGTCAGGAGCGCCTGGCGCGTGAGGCCGTTGAGAGCACGCAGGCCATGGGCAAGGCCTTTGATGGCGCCAAGCGCAGCATCGGGGATACAGCCCTCGTGGCCGCACAGTTTGTGGATGACGCGCAGTATGGCCTGCGGGGCATCATGAACAACATTCCGCAGCTGGCCCTGGCCTTTGGTATGGGCAGCGGCTTGGCGGGCTCCATCAGCATTGCGGCGGTCGCACTGAATCTGCTCTGGGAAAAGTTTGGCCAGGCCAAGGAGGCGAAGGCTGAGACGGAGAAGGTGACAAGCTCCGTGAAGGATCTGGAGGATGCGCTGAAACGTTCTTCAGAAGCCGCTGACAAGGCCTTCCAAAAGGATCTGTCGCAGTACGTTGCTGAAGTCGAAAAAGCAGCGACGAGCTGGCGCAACATCAAGAGCGAGATCAGCGCCATCGTTGATCGGCAGAAAGAACTGCGCGACATCCAAAACCAGATTGCTAACAGCCAGCTGGAACTGGAGCGCCAGGCCGCGCTGGCTAACGCCAAGGACGCTGATCAAAAGAAAGCCATCAACAGCCAGTATGATGCGAGGAAAGCCGCACTGAACAGCGGCAATGAACTGGACAAAGCAAACTTTGATCTGGAGTCGAAAAGGGCTCAACTAGACTTGCTCAAGCAGCAGTTTGGCAATGTGAGCGACCAGGTGGGCGGCACTGAAGGCGCAGTCGGCACAGCCAAGCGGGATCTGCAAGATTTTGGGCGTGAGTATGGAAGTCAGTCTGATCAGGGCCGTAACGTGGCCGCTGCGGAAGCGGCACAGCGTCAAATATTCGAGCTTCAAGCCAGACAGAGGAAAATTAATGAACTGATCGAAAGCAACAAGTTCGGTGATGAAGAGGATCTGCGTGCCCTGCTTGGTGAGCTGGAGAGAATCCCTGCTAAAATCGACGCTGCCGTCAAAGAACGCGATAGCAAACTGCCATCGCTAAAATCAGACAGGGAGGCCATGGAAAGTGGCCAGGGCCTGAAATTTGACAAATGGCAGAGTGAAGCAAAGACAGCTGCTGATGCGGGTGATACTGGACCGGCAAATGCTCTCAGTTCGGCCTTGGACCGGCAGAAAGAAAATGAAGCGCGGCTCAAAGCACAAGAGGAGCTGCTCGTTAAAACGAAAACAGAGCAGACCGAGGCAAGCCAACGCATCACGGAAATCGAGAAGGATATCCAGCTGGCATTGCTCAAAGTCGAAGCGGCTGCGCTGAAGCAGGCCGAATCGTTCGCCAAGGCTGGCGGTGCTGCTGCCGAGGCTGAGCGTGAGGCGGCGGAGAAGGCTGCAAAGAAAGCCCGTGAGGAGCAGCTGCGGAAACTAGAGAACGATGCGGCTGAAGCGGAAAAGAATCACGACTACACCGGTGCCGCTAAGAACCGCAATGAAGCGGCCAGGCTGAAGCTTGGCCCCGATGCCACCCCCGAGCAGCGCCGTGAGCTGGACCGGCTGAACCGCGACCGGCTGATGGAGGGCGAGCGCAGGCAGACCGGCTATCAGCAGCAGCAGCAGGCCAAAGATATCGGCGAACGCACCGGCAACCTGGCAAACAACCTGGGAGAGACCGGCAAGGATCTGAAGAAGGCGGCCGAGCAGCTCAAGGACGGTGCCACCCCTGCGGAGCTGGATGGAGTGCTCAAGGCCATGATGGAGCTGATCCCCGCCATTCGGGAGAAGTTCCAAGGCAGCGATAAAAAGGTAGCCGACGTGATCAAGGAAGTGCAGCTGCTCAAGCAGCAGCTGCTCAACGGGAGGCTCGGCAACGCATGATCTGGACGCTGACAGACGGTGATACGATTTTCCCGATCACGGATGGCTACAGCCGCGTGTACAAGGCAGCGGGTGCCTTGACAGGCCAGCTGGCGCAGACCACGCAGGTATCACAACCAATGCGCGAACCGTGGCCCAAAGCCTTTCCTGACCGGTCAACGCGTGCGCTGTCTTTTGACATCCCGGTGTTTTTCCCTCCCTGCGCATCCCTGGAAGAGGCAGCCATGCAGGCGCTGGATATTCCTGTGCAATGCCCGACTGGCGGCGTGCTGACAGGCCAGCGGGATGCCGAGCTGCGCACCTACTCACAGGCCTGGGTGCGCAATGTGACCTGTGAAAACTTCGGGGTCAGCAACCGCTTCGTCTTCTCCATGCTGGCCGTCAATCCGACCAGCCGAACCCTCAGTACACTCGCGCAAATGGACTATCGATCGATCGCCAACGTGCCCGCTATCACCGGCCTTGAAGGCGGCGCACCCAACAA
The sequence above is drawn from the Prosthecobacter vanneervenii genome and encodes:
- a CDS encoding chitobiase/beta-hexosaminidase C-terminal domain-containing protein, with protein sequence MIDDFIQELHDDLFGAVSADPGMLYVPVYQSRTPLAKDEEGNPIVGQTSMIEEEIKKALSGLELKNGKCGIAVVIMLPDVEGESVNSAAPAMKLIAKVRVIENRLVNEGSTGTGITASLLCTHLLQVLNRRSFRGRSALYPDLKRMITEIPLPDGENCHELTLIQHVTPDALVKVSTPTVTQEGAAIALTCTTAGASIYYTLDGTFPGSGNAAASLYTAPISLESGIHQMRVCAQKDGMQASNDLIAEITIE
- a CDS encoding coiled-coil domain-containing protein encodes the protein MSDESQVKISIVTTADPSGVQQARNDYDELFADLKKGIADTLQAGGADKKFIGHVVDEFERLNVSLKESGASGDEVAQKIAQLQERLMQDAAAEEKRIQQRKVDFEYALQIKEAEEEAARTKRIRREEDQLAMELEGIRLKEQTQLLEQQIMARLRQERLAREAVESTQAMGKAFDGAKRSIGDTALVAAQFVDDAQYGLRGIMNNIPQLALAFGMGSGLAGSISIAAVALNLLWEKFGQAKEAKAETEKVTSSVKDLEDALKRSSEAADKAFQKDLSQYVAEVEKAATSWRNIKSEISAIVDRQKELRDIQNQIANSQLELERQAALANAKDADQKKAINSQYDARKAALNSGNELDKANFDLESKRAQLDLLKQQFGNVSDQVGGTEGAVGTAKRDLQDFGREYGSQSDQGRNVAAAEAAQRQIFELQARQRKINELIESNKFGDEEDLRALLGELERIPAKIDAAVKERDSKLPSLKSDREAMESGQGLKFDKWQSEAKTAADAGDTGPANALSSALDRQKENEARLKAQEELLVKTKTEQTEASQRITEIEKDIQLALLKVEAAALKQAESFAKAGGAAAEAEREAAEKAAKKAREEQLRKLENDAAEAEKNHDYTGAAKNRNEAARLKLGPDATPEQRRELDRLNRDRLMEGERRQTGYQQQQQAKDIGERTGNLANNLGETGKDLKKAAEQLKDGATPAELDGVLKAMMELIPAIREKFQGSDKKVADVIKEVQLLKQQLLNGRLGNA